From Melitaea cinxia chromosome 23, ilMelCinx1.1, whole genome shotgun sequence, the proteins below share one genomic window:
- the LOC123665307 gene encoding zinc finger protein 629: MLSIQKKYSRLFRPWDVSDSKNTEEIEISESNEIKDMELKKRKEEKRESRLRKIRGTFKKNENNNHQDATVSTTTMDNEDDKKRNLSALEDVPDSPVASLSLCCDRLLKEPEKIKNEEQEDTIKKSAENLHTHNFLHQNIVPPSSYNQSYIPEYLPTDIAHTLGIPPTDPLLLESLAQGYAMELEYARILQQENEAKLLNARKQRPKKYKCPHCQVGFSNNGQLKGHIRIHTGERPYKCDEKNCGKTFTRNEELTRHKRIHSGVRPYPCPTCGKKFGRRDHLKKHTRTHYLHAERMMPVFVPLSAVPHVGFPYLYGY, translated from the coding sequence ATGTTGtctattcaaaaaaaatattcaagactTTTTAGACCTTGGGATGTGAGTGATAGTAAAAATACCGAGGAAATAGAGATAAGTGaatcaaatgaaataaaagacaTGGAactaaagaaaagaaaagaagaaaaacgTGAAAGCCGCTTAAGGAAAATCCGTGGAACTTTCAAGaagaatgaaaataataatcaccAAGATGCAACTGTGTCTACAACGACTATGGATAATGAAGATGATAAAAAACGGAATTTAAGTGCTCTTGAAGATGTTCCTGATTCACCCGTCGCAAGTCTAAGCTTGTGTTGTGATAGACTTTTAAAAGAAccggaaaaaataaaaaacgaagaaCAAGAAGATACCATTAAGAAATCCGCTGAAAATTTACATACACACAATTTTCTACATCAAAATATCGTGCCGCCAAGTTCTTACAATCAAAGTTATATACCTGAATACTTACCTACAGACATCGCACATACGTTAGGTATACCACCAACAGATCCTCTTCTTCTGGAATCATTAGCTCAAGGGTATGCAATGGAACTAGAATACGCAAGAATATTACAACAAGAAAACGAAGCAAAACTCCTTAACGCGAGAAAGCAAAGACCGAAGAAATACAAATGTCCGCACTGCCAAGTTGGTTTCTCCAACAACGGACAATTGAAAGGGCATATACGGATTCATACGGGTGAAAGGCCTTATAAATGCGATGAAAAGAATTGTGGGAAGACCTTTACGAGGAATGAGGAGTTGACGAGGCATAAACGGATACATTCTGGCGTTCGTCCATACCCCTGTCCTACTTGTGGGAAGAAATTCGGCAGAAGAGATCATTTAAAGAAGCACACGAGAACTCATTATCTTCACGCTGAAAGGATGATGCCTGTCTTCGTGCCGCTATCTGCAGTTCCACATGTTGGCTTTCCTTATTTATATGGGTATTAG